In the Bacteroidales bacterium genome, TCAATTCGTTCGCGGGCGGTCATTTTTCCTTTTTTATGTTGCGAATCTATTCGTTTCTGACCTCCGCCCAACTTGGCTTGTTCGCGTTTATCCAGCAGTTCCTGAATTTTATCCTGGTGACCCATGGTTGTTATTATTGTTTGTTGTTGTAATGAATATTTTTATAAAACGATATGCTTAAATTATTTCTTTTCGCAGAATTCGGTTAACACTCCGATTGTTGATTTTGGATGAAGGAAAGCGATTTCAAGTCCTTCGGCACCTTTGCGTGGAGCTTTATCGATAAGCTGGATATTTTTTGTTTCCATTTCTTTTAACGAAGACTCAATACCATTAACGGCAAATGCAAGGTGATGAATCCCTTCTCCTTTTTTTTCAATGAATTTTCCTATAGCTCCTTCGGGGTCGGTTGATTCAAGTAATTCAATTTTTGTTTGACCAACCATAAAGAAAGCAGTTTTTACTTTTTGGTCTTTTACTTCTTCAATAGCGTAGCACTTCAATCCCAGGATATTTTCATAATAGTTGATAGCTTCCTGTAAATTTTTTACTGCAATCCCAATATGTTCAATATGTGAAATGTTCATAAGTGATTAGTTGTTAATTTTTTCACAAATATAATGTGTTTTCTCCTTCTAAAAATGCTTTTTTTTATTTTTTAGAAAAAATAGACAAATCCTCTGTTAACATTCAATGAAATAAGGATTTTTGTTTGATAAATAAAGGTAAAAGGAAGATTAATTTTCCACATTCCATTCCAGTTCCATGTCCCAATTTGCTTTAACCTGGATGGAGTTTGGGTTATAATAAACTTTTTCGGGTTGAATTTTTTCAAGATAATTTCCTGTATCCCACTTACCGTTATTATTGGTATCGACAATAACCTTAATCTTATAATTTCCGGGTTTCAAAAAATTAAACTTAATAGTACCTTCACCAACAATAGACTTTTCATCCATAGCAACATCTTTTTCATTCACAACCTGGATAAGCAAATGATCATTAATATTTTTTGGATGAATTTGTAAAATGATGTTTCCGTAATCCCTGTTTTCGGTTGTTTTAAAATTGATTTTTAAAGTATCATTTGGAAGATCGAACATATCGCGGAATGTAGCCGGTGGAATAAAAAGTGAATAATTTGTTCCTTCTTTCCATTTATAATCAATTTTTATTTTTCGAAGTATTATGTCGGATGTACTTATATTAGAAGAATCAAAAAATATGACAGGTGTAATGGTATCTTTATTATTTTCTGTGAAGATGATTTTATTAAAATCATGTTTTACTATAGGATTTGAAAACTCAATAGTAATGGGTTTATAATAATCAAAAGAAGAATTCCCGGAAACATTAGGTTTTAAATGCAAAGGTAAAATACCTCCACCGCGTCCACTTGTTTTAGTCTTTTTTTTCATAAGACCGATTTCGGCTGTATCAAGAATTGTTTTATTGTCGATTACTTCAATAATGAGCGAATCGTCTTCTGGGTTATTCATCCAAAGAGTAAGTGTATCTTTAGTTTTATTGGATTCAACTTTATAACCTGAACCTTTTTTTATAATTTCATTCAATGAATAATTTTCAAGTGGTTTGCGGAAAATAAGGTTTATCTTACCATACATTATTGCCGATGCTTTTAATAAACGTTGAACGGATGGCGCTTCTTCAAACAGGTTCAGGTTGAAAACAGTATTTTTATATTGAGATATTGAGTCTTTTGTTGTATCAATCACTTCGGGTTTTATCAGTGTATCAAGGAATGCTATTTTTTCATTAGGCTGATCGAAAAGATAATCACTGTTCACATCTTTCAAAGCGAAAATCTTAAAGGAATTATCATGTACACTGCTGAAATAAAATGAACCGTCAGCTTCTGTTTTTGCTAAATAATAAGGTGTTTTTTTTAAGGGAACAGAATCTTCGTATTGAGTATAAAGCATTACAAAAACATCACTTTCGGGAATTTGAGTGAATGCATTTTTAACTACACCTTTTATCACAAGTGTATCAATGTTCTGTCCTGTAGAAAAAACAAAACGATAATTCGATAAAATATTTTTTTCGGTTATATCAGCAATAGCATTACCAAATCCAACGGAATATGTAGTATTACTTTTCAGGGAGTCATTAAATTCCACAACAACAGATTTCCCTCTTATTTTAATATCGGGCGTTTCTTCTGTAAATGGAGAAATAATAACATTTTTAGCAATATCGTTAAGCTGAACAAATTCGTTGAATGATATTTTTACAGTTTTTCCTTCAAAATTTTTAGTGTTCATCTTTGGATCACTATTAACAACCATTGGGGGTGTAACATCTCTTGGCCCTCCGGAAGGCGTAACAATATTTGCACATGATGCTGCGAAAAGCCATGCGATAATTAAGGAAAAAAAATATAAATGTTGTTTTTTCAATCTTTATAAATCTTATGCAAAGATGAAAATTTTTTTCGGGAAAAATAATCATAATTTTCTGTTAAATGTTTTTAAATAATTTAGTTATTTGTATTTTTGGATTAATCAAACTTAAAAATATAATATTATGGCATTCGAATTACCTAAACTACCTTACGCGCCAACAGCGCTCGAACCTTATGTTTCAGCAAGAACTATTGAGTTCCATTATGGGAAACATCATCAGGCTTATGTGAATAATTTGAACAACCTGGTAAAGGGAACTGAATTTGAAAATGCTTCGCTCGAAGACATTATTAAAAAAGCTAACGGCGGAATTTTCAATAATGCTGCTCAAATATGGAATCATACTTTTTATTGGGAAAGTTTTGCACCCAATACCGGCGGTGAAGCTGGCGGAGCATTAGCAGATGCAATCAACAAATCGTATGGTTCATTTGCTCAGTTCAAAGAAAAATTTTCTGCTGCTGCTGCAACATTGTTTGGTTCAGGTTGGGCATGGCTGGTGAAGAAACAAGATGGCTCGCTTGACATTGTTCAGGAAAGCAATGCAGGAAACCCTATGACCAAAGGACTTGTTCCACTTTTAACCTGCGATGTTTGGGAACATGCATATTATTTGGATTATCAGAATAAGCGCCCCGATTATATTACAGCTTTCTGGAACCTGGTGAACTGGAAAGAAGTGGAAAAAAGATTTGGAAAATAATTCTAAAGAACTTTGTGAATTCTGTGTTAAAATAAAACACAGAGTTTACAGAGAAAAAAGAGTTACTTTGAGGAATTGCCTTTTATATTTCGTTTTATTTTTTCAAAGCCTATTCTTTTTATTGCTGAATCATTAAAAAGAAAATTAAAATTTTCTTCATTAAGATTCTCCCAATCAGATTTTGTCATTTTCAAAAGTTCTGGGTTTGGCTTGAATTCATTGAGCTGAGCGAAAGGAATATTTTTATTCCATGGGCAAACATCCTGGCAAATATCACAACCGTAAATCCATCCGAATGTATTTTTAGTTGAAGCATCTTTTCGTTGTTCGATTGTAAAATTTGCAATACACTTTGAAGCGCTCAATTCAAAAGGTTTTTCGATGGCTGTAACCGGACAAGTATCAATGCATTTTGTACAGGTTCCGCAAAAATCTTTTTGTTTAACATCAGTCTCAAGCTCAATGCTGGTAAGTATTATACCTATTAAAACAAACGAACCGAAATTTTTATTTACAAGCAATGAATTTTTTCCTCTCCATCCCAGTCCGCATTCAATAGCCCATGTTTTCTCAAGAAGATGATTGCTGTCGACAAAAAATTGAAACAATGCATCCGGTTCAATAATTTTTATTTCATCAATCAGCTTACTAATTTTTTCTTTCAGCACCACATGATAATCGCGTGGAAAGGCATATTTGGTGATTTTATAAAATGAATCAGGATTTTGTTTTTCTTCAGGATAATAGTTTGCAATAACTCCTATTACTGATTTTACTTCGGGTAAAATTTTTCGTGGGTCGGTTTTTTGTTCTGTATTTTTTTCAAGATAGGAAATGGTTCCCTGCTTTTTTTCGTTCAGCCAATTGATCAAATGTTCATGCTCTTCTTTCAAAAAATCTGCTTTAGCAATACCACATGCACTGAAGCCGATTTCTAAAGCTTTTTCTTTAATATATTTTGAAGATATTTTCATAGAATTAAAATACCGACGTGGATTTTACGGATTGATACGGGTTAAAGCGGATGATAAATTCTTGCAAATCCTTATCATTGGTGTAATCCTATAATTTTTTGTTTAAAATAAATTTCCTTGTTTCGAAGTATTTATTTTTCCAAGATGTTTGTATGCTTTTTCAGTAGCTTCACGTCCGCGTGGTGTACGTTGTATATAACCTTCCTGCACCAGGAATGGTTCATATACTTCTTCAATGGTTCCGGAATCTTCGCCTACTGCTGTTGATATTGTTGAAATTCCTACAGGACCTCCTTTAAATTTATCAATAATGGTTGAAAGAATTTTATTGTCCATTTCATCCAGTCCGTTTTCGTCAACATTCAATGCTTTTAAGGCATAATGCGAAATATCAAGATCGATAATTCCGTTGCCTTTTATTTGTGCGAAATCTCTGACACGGCGAAGCAGGGCGTTTGCAATACGCGGGGTTCCACGACTACGGCGTGCTATTTCATGAGCAGCATCGGGGTTTATTTCAATTTTTAAAATAGATGAAGAACGATTAACGATTTTCATTATAAGTGCAGCATCGTAATATGAAAGACGCGAATTGATTCCGAATCGTGCACGCAGCGGAGATGTAAGTAATCCTGAACGCGTAGTTGCTCCTATGAGTGTAAACGGGTTTAATGAAATTTGTATGCTTCGTGCATTGGGACCGGTTTCAATCATGATGTCGATGCGGTAATCTTCCATTGCGGAATATAAATATTCTTCAACAACCGGGCTGAGCCTGTGAATCTCGTCAATGAACAATACATCGTTTGCTTCGAGGCTGGTAAGTAATCCTGCCAGATCGCCCGGTTTATCAAGTACTGGTCCTGATGAGATTTTTATTCCTACACCCATTTCGTTGGCAATGATATGTGCAAGCGTGGTTTTTCCCAATCCCGGGGGACCATGTAATAACACGTGATCAAGAGCTTCGCCACGTTGTTTTGCTGCCTGAACAAAAACTTTTAAATTTTCAACAACCTGTTGTTGTCCTACGAAATCAACAAAATCAGAAGGACGCAACATTTTTTCAATTTCACGTTCGGCAGGAGAAAGATTTTCTGGTTCAGGGTTTAGATTGGGATTCATTTGGAAAAAATCTACTATTGGCAAAGGTAAGAAAAATATGAAACGAAAATATGTAATTGAGAATAAACCTTATCAGTGATTTTGAAATAAAATTTATTTCGCTTTTTCTTTCGTATACTTATCGTACAATTCAAATAAAAATTCGATGCGTTTGGTTTCGCTGGTAAAAGCTTGCGAGCGGTAGCAAATATCAACAGCTTTATCCAAAGCGTGGTGAGCTTTAACCAGTACAGGCGGCATAGTTAGCGGATCGTATAAATCGGCGAGGCTGCTTTCGGGAAATTGTTTTCTTGTATCTAAAACTTTTTGCGCAGCTTCTTCCACATTTTTTATTTGCTTATCTGTTGGATTTTCAGGCCAGGGGAAATTATTGTAGACTATTTTATTAGAATAGATAAAATCGCTTTTCATTCTTCCGCATACAAAACTCATCCATGCCATATGCATCTTACTTTCTAAAATACCAAAAAGATAAAAACCGGCATTCGGAATGAATGATGCAGTATTGTTAATTATAAATTTGGGGTTAACATAAGCAAATGGAATGTAAACCCTTTTTTCTGATGATACTTTCGGGAACATTAAATATTCAGTAGATGGTTGTCTGTCTTCTGAAAATAATGTAGGAAAACTTGCCCAATGTCGTGTCCTTAATTTTGTACTGGCAAGTCGAAAGCTTTTAACTTTTTCGATTCGTTCTTGAATAAAAGGAATATGTCTTATTTCATTTAAGGGTGCATCTTTTAACCAAAGACAATACCTAACATTTCCATTTATAAAATCTCCTCCACCAATAAATGGTCTGATAAATTCTGAAATTTGAGGATATTTTTCCTTTATTTGATTTACTTCATCAAGTGTCAACATCAAGTGTCCATTATCTGTCGATTCACTTCCTTTTATAATTTCAGGAACATTGCATAATGGTTTTGTTCTTGTAGTAACAAATATATCATTTCCTTCAACTAAGTAAGGACTTATATTTTTTACCTTCACTTCGTGGGGTTCGCCTTTAATGTCTTCGTATTCGTAAATATATTTTTCGTTGGTATCGTAATTTGCAAAACCAATAATTACAACATGTACAGCGGCTTTACCTCGGGCTTCGTTAGTCCATTTGAAAGTGCGGTGTGCAAAATGGATTTTTATTTTATAGCGTGAAAATAATTCGTTCCATAATATTCCAACCTGCTCGCCCTGCGAAATGCTGTTGGTGCTTACAAATGCTACTTTAGTATTTGTGTTTTGAATAAACTGTGCGGCTTTGTAATACCATGCCGTAACATAATCAAGCACACCGGTTCCTTTTACTCCTTCGAAAACTTTTTCCATGTCGGCTTTTTGTTTGGTATTCTGTAATTGTTTACCAACAAAAGGAGGATTACCTAAAATATAATCGAAATTTAATCCGCGTGTCGGGATTTTATCTTTGCTTTCCACATCAACAATTTCAATATTTTTTGTAAAAACATTTACTTTATCATAATGTGTTTCCGGCTCCGAAACCTTGTAAATAGTAGTGTTTTCGGTATGAACATTAAGTGTATAAAAATTATCGATTTTTCGCCAGTCGAGTTGCAATGCGTTTCCGTTAATAATGGCAGCACTTTTTCGTAAAGGCAATCGCATAAAATATTCCCCGAATTCTTCGCTTACTTTCATGTTCATCTGGTGGTCCATAAGCCACATAGCCACTTGTGCAATCTGCGAAGGAAACTCTTCCAGTTCAATGCCGAAAAATTTATCGATATCGAGTTTAACAAGATTTTCTATATCTATAACCTGTTGG is a window encoding:
- the mce gene encoding methylmalonyl-CoA epimerase is translated as MNISHIEHIGIAVKNLQEAINYYENILGLKCYAIEEVKDQKVKTAFFMVGQTKIELLESTDPEGAIGKFIEKKGEGIHHLAFAVNGIESSLKEMETKNIQLIDKAPRKGAEGLEIAFLHPKSTIGVLTEFCEKK
- a CDS encoding Ig-like domain-containing protein, with amino-acid sequence MKKQHLYFFSLIIAWLFAASCANIVTPSGGPRDVTPPMVVNSDPKMNTKNFEGKTVKISFNEFVQLNDIAKNVIISPFTEETPDIKIRGKSVVVEFNDSLKSNTTYSVGFGNAIADITEKNILSNYRFVFSTGQNIDTLVIKGVVKNAFTQIPESDVFVMLYTQYEDSVPLKKTPYYLAKTEADGSFYFSSVHDNSFKIFALKDVNSDYLFDQPNEKIAFLDTLIKPEVIDTTKDSISQYKNTVFNLNLFEEAPSVQRLLKASAIMYGKINLIFRKPLENYSLNEIIKKGSGYKVESNKTKDTLTLWMNNPEDDSLIIEVIDNKTILDTAEIGLMKKKTKTSGRGGGILPLHLKPNVSGNSSFDYYKPITIEFSNPIVKHDFNKIIFTENNKDTITPVIFFDSSNISTSDIILRKIKIDYKWKEGTNYSLFIPPATFRDMFDLPNDTLKINFKTTENRDYGNIILQIHPKNINDHLLIQVVNEKDVAMDEKSIVGEGTIKFNFLKPGNYKIKVIVDTNNNGKWDTGNYLEKIQPEKVYYNPNSIQVKANWDMELEWNVEN
- a CDS encoding superoxide dismutase, translating into MAFELPKLPYAPTALEPYVSARTIEFHYGKHHQAYVNNLNNLVKGTEFENASLEDIIKKANGGIFNNAAQIWNHTFYWESFAPNTGGEAGGALADAINKSYGSFAQFKEKFSAAAATLFGSGWAWLVKKQDGSLDIVQESNAGNPMTKGLVPLLTCDVWEHAYYLDYQNKRPDYITAFWNLVNWKEVEKRFGK
- the queG gene encoding tRNA epoxyqueuosine(34) reductase QueG; the encoded protein is MKISSKYIKEKALEIGFSACGIAKADFLKEEHEHLINWLNEKKQGTISYLEKNTEQKTDPRKILPEVKSVIGVIANYYPEEKQNPDSFYKITKYAFPRDYHVVLKEKISKLIDEIKIIEPDALFQFFVDSNHLLEKTWAIECGLGWRGKNSLLVNKNFGSFVLIGIILTSIELETDVKQKDFCGTCTKCIDTCPVTAIEKPFELSASKCIANFTIEQRKDASTKNTFGWIYGCDICQDVCPWNKNIPFAQLNEFKPNPELLKMTKSDWENLNEENFNFLFNDSAIKRIGFEKIKRNIKGNSSK
- the ruvB gene encoding Holliday junction branch migration DNA helicase RuvB, with amino-acid sequence MNPNLNPEPENLSPAEREIEKMLRPSDFVDFVGQQQVVENLKVFVQAAKQRGEALDHVLLHGPPGLGKTTLAHIIANEMGVGIKISSGPVLDKPGDLAGLLTSLEANDVLFIDEIHRLSPVVEEYLYSAMEDYRIDIMIETGPNARSIQISLNPFTLIGATTRSGLLTSPLRARFGINSRLSYYDAALIMKIVNRSSSILKIEINPDAAHEIARRSRGTPRIANALLRRVRDFAQIKGNGIIDLDISHYALKALNVDENGLDEMDNKILSTIIDKFKGGPVGISTISTAVGEDSGTIEEVYEPFLVQEGYIQRTPRGREATEKAYKHLGKINTSKQGNLF